A genomic segment from Triticum dicoccoides isolate Atlit2015 ecotype Zavitan chromosome 1A, WEW_v2.0, whole genome shotgun sequence encodes:
- the LOC119270122 gene encoding KH domain-containing protein At4g18375-like → MDYDNSRRHNQSTSKKRTRFNSDDGKRKRLNYRQDGGHMSSQPIETVYRILCPGKKIGGVLGRGGHVVKALRDETKAKIRVADSIPGADERVIIIFDYQNNSEQASQNISNIDGPENMKPHCFAQDALLKIHDKIAADEDSNDGVTCENSETAGDVTSRILVPGNQVGCLLGKGGSIIQQLRNDTSAGIRVLPSENLPQCALKSDELVQISGAPSLVRKALYEISTRLHRHPRKENPSLEEIIDASTQRKRESPPPLPHENHMLPHLHVDHPPPMPLLDPYRNGPLQYPVPEPEEFSIKILCASELIGPVIGRSGANVRQLEQQTGARIMVQELHKDASGERLIVISSKEIPADPVSPTIEALILLHSKVSESKVSEPSVSAPSESAPSEEHKLVTRLVVPSKKVGCIIGEGGKVITEMRRRIGAEIRVYSKADKPKYLSFHDELVQVSGSPDIAREALTEIASRLRNRILRDGISSFDGPPADIFPSRDFTLYGRPANPPYGRLANDTPYGRPANDTPYGRPANDSPYQRRLAIDQPYGLASDSLYGRPANDPLYGRPANDPPYGRPANDPPYGRPANDASYGRPANDAPYGRPANDTPYGRPNNKPHDSVDYFSKRREYPSGSPFASDAPPSASYDRYAASARLPTREMPLPVSPGADYMSHRSYHDHMPTDSYSSRGMQQLGLSRAGNSNMQQLGVTRAGNSNAYDYTEAAGQMHGREDYQRVADVTGYSSSSVELRIPNSSLESIVGAGGVNLAEIRQISGARMKLLEARPGSSESIMEIQGMPDQVRVAQSLLQGFIGANSQSVQPSQSSRDVHYPRWN, encoded by the exons ATGGATTATGATAACTCTAGAAGACACAATCAAAGTACTTCCAAAAAGAGGACTCGTTTCAATTCTGATGATGGAAAGAGGAAACGGCTAAACTACAGGCAGGATGGCGGACATATGTCCTCTCAGCCAATAGAAACCGTTTACAGGATATTGTGCCCAGGAAAAAAGATCGGCGGTGTCTTGGGGAGAGGTGGTCATGTTGTTAAGGCCCTTAGAGACGAGACTAAAGCAAAGATACGGGTTGCTGATTCTATTCCTGGTGCAGATGAGAGAGTAATTATCATATTTGATTACCAAAATAACTCCGAACAAGCTAGTCAAAATATTTCTAATATTGATGGCCCAGAGAACATGAAGCCCCATTGTTTTGCTCAAGATGCGTTGTTGAAGATACATGATAAGATTGCTGCTGATGAAGATTCCAACGATGGAGTTACCTGTGAGAATTCTGAAACTGCTGGTGATGTGACTTCCCGAATTTTGGTTCCAGGCAATCAAGTTGGCTGCCTGCTAGGAAAAGGTGGCTCTATTATACAACAATTGCGAAATGATACCAGTGCAGGGATCCGGGTCTTACCATCCGAAAACCTTCCTCAGTGTGCACTTAAGAGTGATGAATTGGTGCAG ATATCTGGTGCACCTTCTCTTGTAAGAAAAGCTCTCTACGAGATATCTACTCGTCTCCATCGGCATCCTCGTAAAGAAAATCCATCTCTTGAAGAAATTATAGATGCAAGCACACAAAGGAAGCGCGAGTCTCCACCACCGCTACCACATGAAAATCACATGTTACCACACCTGCATGTGGATCATCCACCACCAATGCCCTTGCTTGATCCATATAGAAACGGACCATTGCAATATCCTGTTCCTGAACCAGAAGAGTTTTCTATTAAAATTCTGTGCGCTTCTGAGCTTATTGGACCTGTTATTGGCAGAAGTGGGGCAAATGTTCGGCAGTTAGAGCAGCAGActggtgctcgcattatggttCAGGAATTGCACAAAGATGCTTCTGGAGAAAGGTTGATTGTTATTTCATCCAAGGAG ATTCCGGCTGATCCAGTATCCCCAACAATTGAGGCACTTATTTTGCTCCATAGTAAAGTAAGTGAGAGCAAAGTAAGTGAACCTTCAGTAAGTGCACCTTCAGAAAGTGCACCTTCTGAGGAGCACAAATTGGTTACAAGACTTGTTGTACCATCAAAAAAAGTTGGTTGTATTATTGGGGAAGGTGGGAAGGTAATTACTGAAATGAGAAGGCGTATTGGGGCTGAAATCCGAGTTTATTCAAAAGCAGACAAACCAAAGTACTTATCTTTTCACGATGAGCTTGTGCAG GTTTCTGGGTCTCCAGATATTGCAAGAGAAGCCCTCACAGAGATTGCTTCGAGGCTTAGAAATAGAATCCTCAGAGATGGAATTTCCTCTTTTGATGGTCCTCCTGCTGATATATTTCCTAGCAGGGATTTCACACTGTATGGAAGACCTGCCAATCCACCATATGGAAGGCTTGCCAATGATACCCCTTATGGAAGGCCTGCTAATGATACCCCTTATGGAAGGCCTGCTAATGATTCCCCATATCAAAGGCGGCTTGCCATTGATCAACCATACGGGCTTGCCAGTGATTCACTGTATGGAAGACCTGCCAATGATCCACTATATGGAAGACCAGCCAATGATCCACCATATGGAAGACCAGCCAATGATCCACCATATGGAAGACCAGCCAACGATGCATCATATGGGAGACCTGCCAACGATGCACCATATGGGAGACCTGCCAACGATACACCATATGGGAGACCAAACAATAAACCCCATGATTCAGTAGATTATTTCTCTAAAAGAAGAGAGTATCCTAGTGGAAGTCCATTTGCTAGCGACGCTCCACCATCTGCTTCTTATGATAGATATGCAGCATCTGCTCGCTTGCCTACTAGAGAAATGCCCTTGCCTGTTAGTCCTGGTGCTGATTATATGTCGCATCGTTCTTATCATGACCATATGCCTACTGATAGCTATTCTAGTAGAGGCATGCAGCAATTAGGCCTCTCAAGAGCTGGGAATAGTAATATGCAACAATTAGGCGTCACCAGAGCCGGAAATTCCAATGCTTATGATTACACTGAG GCTGCCGGGCAGATGCATGGACGTGAGGATTATCAAAGAGTGGCAGATGTTACAGG GTATTCAAGTAGCTCTGTTGAACTGAGGATTCCAAATAGTTCTCTGGAATCTATTGTTGGAGCTGGTGGTGTCAATCTAGCAGAGATCCGCCAG ATCTCTGGTGCAAGAATGAAGTTGCTTGAAGCCCGTCCTGGTTCTTCGGAATCCATCATGGAGATCCAAGGTATGCCGGACCAAGTGAGAGTGGCGCAGAGCCTTCTGCAAGGCTTCATTGGTGCCAACAGCCAGAGCGTGCAGCCATCCCAGTCTTCTCGCGACGTCCATTACCCAAGGTGGAACTAA